The following proteins are co-located in the Enoplosus armatus isolate fEnoArm2 chromosome 10, fEnoArm2.hap1, whole genome shotgun sequence genome:
- the LOC139291613 gene encoding ubiquitin-conjugating enzyme E2 2-like, with translation MALKRISKELTDLSRDPPAQCSAGPVGEDMFHWQATIMGPPDSPYQGGVFFLTIHFPTDYPFKPPKVAFTTRIYHPNINSNGSICLDILRSQWSPALTISKVLLSICSLLCDPNPDDPLVPEIARIYKTDPVRYNKTAQDWTQKYAM, from the exons ATGGCTTTAAAACGGATTTCCAAG GAGCTAACCGATCTGTCCAGAGATCCTCCTGCTCAGTGCTCTGCCGGTCCCGTCGGAGAGGACA tGTTTCATTGGCAAGCTACTATTATGGGGCCT CCTGACAGTCCCTATCAGGGCGGAGTATTTTTCCTGACTATTCATTTCCCCACAGATTATCCCTTCAAACCACCCAAG gtCGCCTTCACAACGAGAATTTATCACCCAAATATTAACAGTAACGGCAGCATCTGCTTGGATATATTGAGATCACAGTGGTCTCCAGCATTAACTATCTCTAAAG TCCTTTTGTCCATTTGTTCTCTGTTATGTGACCCGAACCCTGACGACCCACTAGTGCCAGAGATCGCCCGCATCTACAAAACAGACCCCGTTAG GTACAACAAGACAGCTCAGGACTGGACTCAGAAATACGCCATGTGA